CCTCGAAATCAAAGATGCAGCGCCGCCCGTTGACTTCGCGGAGCTGCACCTTCGAGGTGACCTGCTTGCCGACGACCGTGGGCGCAAGGTGCTTCACATCGACCCGGAAGCCCACGGACTGCTCCCCCGGTTCGACGTAGCGGCTGATCAGCCGCACGCAGGTGCCTTCGATGAGCTGGACCATCGAAGGCGTCGAGTACATCGACGGGACGTCCGGTCCCAGGTGCGTGATGCCCATCTCGGGGGTCGTCGTGATGGTCATCTCGTCGGAGATACCGGGGACGAACGCAGGTTTCATGGGCGGCTCCTTTCGCGGCACCCTGCCGGGG
The Dehalococcoidia bacterium DNA segment above includes these coding regions:
- a CDS encoding hotdog domain-containing protein codes for the protein MKPAFVPGISDEMTITTTPEMGITHLGPDVPSMYSTPSMVQLIEGTCVRLISRYVEPGEQSVGFRVDVKHLAPTVVGKQVTSKVQLREVNGRRCIFDFEVHNEDGVKIGEGVHERAVIDVGRFAAAQNQQ